The proteins below are encoded in one region of Macrobrachium rosenbergii isolate ZJJX-2024 chromosome 29, ASM4041242v1, whole genome shotgun sequence:
- the LOC136854523 gene encoding uncharacterized protein, protein MGFGKSRLKYFLLWVLFFAASAEADTRRASEEDSRLGRRFRPTRRVLEPLAAADEGLQESRSFPEEGEGDRRGFLIQEDIGVLTKELNDKDNSSFELGSDILGARKGARFFRHEERGVDGRVKGQYGFVDANGDLHVIVYITDSLGHRIRTETHKIDGYGHELTKILESGPSTAEVKDHINRILSEQSTQGTPETAETTGKPEITTAGLRRTTRSTNSPSDPEPYFDDEEPDAETAETAREVDTSSPTLSELAKFAALVDQSEPSRTPPRTSKQTALPKSLAAASLRASLLDDRSDLRRTNSHTTRRFPPALTSALSPSARSGNSRVVVLHTTPRPEIFTDISSIRKFGKDLSSSQVASTHPVFAARGLPLGLNVPAPQRNSLSQEQQRQIRDYLDEILRGSSTDIDDADVGNIRELDTSAVLEALESILSRSRESRAKNIAVITLPERIIQPKEDSHIIHGEVIDGGIINAKEFISEQINRNKNLINGGIIDGGIINDDLGDIPKDFSSGNIVNGGIIDGGILDDSVINGGIINGGFIGIEQFTKFGEPTTPAPFRNGGVDKERLMNLMALQKLLASDNAETFISLLNIERVVQSDNIDSLTKTMILDRMLESDDAEIVAKVLKLKRLVRTNTNDQQIMELLRKEQLADGAETNREQSHQKQTDSFTNDNPDSTHEKSLRPQSPKGTDEPLPKSEGQLENDTENLPRPEKRDKTLNSEVEMKETEDQESKSIISNAKNQENDAETSEQSGDHGKDINSASVKGKDNDTEVNSSSPTENNELNPNVHQESTEVTTQPTVIKGSDAIRIIPSPDLSTGRPGPLNQRLPVSSENQRQRSRPDADSNVDYDGFEGDNDGFALIAPLDQNLNPQANWPVRPFSIASLAPHRSPVFINSTVYVTTTAAPSILGFEGSQPRLIRPDLTGTGKSESSRPLLSRPRLNNNNTPSAETDADLQSEVESQGGENPSSINVSKDDQDANINSSSTSSTAKSQEQPVARTIVGTHENLRVTTPTSQPATDAPSVQTTYAPQQNQPAPTNAPASNGSPPPPTYPTTPAPVVPVAASPPTASPYPKPYQLPNDRVPGVGVQINTLPALPPIIENLPPIHVTTVIPPAFHHHHQPHLTTPLPYHKRGFSHSPFTNAAHFHHRVHTRHGREFPLHARNSAHSPPSNDLSHDLTHDQPPPPPPPLELPKENQGDYSFGQDGSHGQLKEGPFIPIHTSTHAISTGPHHVFIQKNVPRHPAAAGRSVRPVGKAHRIREATKVEDIEPVLHNGPPLIPTPAPAFRRGRALSQRLPSYGLRRRHGRRAANRRMGSGLGMW, encoded by the exons GATAACAGTTCCTTCGAGCTGGGGTCTGATATCCTTGGCGCCCGCAAGGGGGCGCGGTTCTTCCGGCACGAGGAGAGAGGCGTCGACGGGCGGGTGAAGGGCCAGTACGGCTTCGTGGACGCCAACGGGGATCTCCACGTCATCGTTTACATCACCGATTCCCTTGGACACAG GATACGAACTGAGACGCACAAAATAGACGGTTACGGTCACGAGCTTACAAAGATCCTCGAAAGTGGACCTTCCACTGCTGAGGTTAAAGACCACATCAACAGAATTTTGAGTGAACAGTCTACTCAGGGTACACCAGAAACAGCTGAAACTACAGGCAAACCGGAAATAACGACAGCTGGGCTCCGCCGTACAACACGCAGCACGAACTCGCCAAGTGATCCAGAACCATATTTTGATGATGAGGAACCAGACGCAGAGACTGCAGAGACTGCTCGGGAAGTGGATACTTCCTCGCCAACGCTGTCAGAGCTGGCTAAATTCGCAGCACTTGTTGATCAATCCGAGCCCAGTCGTACACCACCACGAACATCCAAACAAACTGCTCTTCCAAAATCACTGGCTGCTGCTAGTTTACGCGCATCTCTTCTCGATGACAGAAGTGACCTCAGGCGCACGAACTCTCATACAACTAGGAGGTTCCCTCCAGCCCTAACTTCTGCGCTTTCCCCATCAGCTCGAAGTGGAAATTCAAGAGTCGTTGTTTTGCACACCACGCCACGCCCTGAAATCTTCACTGACATCTCATCCATCAGAAAGTTTGGAAAAGATCTTTCGTCATCTCAGGTTGCTTCCACACATCCTGTTTTTGCAGCGAGAGGATTACCTTTGGGTCTAAATGTCCCGGCTCCTCAGAGAAACTCCCTCTCCCAAGAACAGCAGCGGCAAATTCGAGATTATCTGGATGAAATTTTGAGAGGCAGTAGTACGGACATTGACGACGCTGACGTAGGAAACATTCGAGAACTCGACACCAGCGCTGTGCTCGAAGCTCTTGAATCTATCCTCTCCAGGAGTCGCGAATCCCGAGCTAAGAATATTGCTGTCATAACCCTTCCTGAAAGAATTATACAGCCCAAAGAGGACAGTCACATCATACATGGAGAAGTGATTGACGGTGGCATCATAAATGCCAAGGAATTCATCTCTGAACAAATAAACAGGAACAAAAATCTAATTAACGGAGGAATAATTGATGGTGGTATCATCAATGATGATTTAGGTGACATTCCTAAAGATTTCAGTTCAGGTAATATTGTGAACGGTGGAATAATTGATGGTGGGATCCTAGATGACAGTGTCATCAATGGAGGCATAATCAATGGTGGCTTTATTGGTATTGAACAATTCACAAAGTTTGGGGAACCAACCACTCCTGCCCCTTTTCGTAATGGTGGGGTTGACAAGGAAAGACTAATGAACCTGATGGCATTACAGAAACTACTTGCATCAGATAATGCAGAAACTTTCATCAGCCTCCTTAACATTGAGAGGGTTGTCCAGTCTGACAACATTGACAGCTTAACTAAAACCATGATTTTAGACAGAATGCTAGAATCGGATGATGCAGAAATTGTTGCTAAAGTGCTGAAGCTCAAAAGACTGGTAAGAACAAACACAAACGACCAACAAATTATGGAACTGTTGAGAAAGGAACAGCTGGCGGATGGTGCAGAGACAAATAGAGAGCAAAGCCACCAGAAACAAACAGATTCATTTACTAATGATAACCCAGACAGTACGCATGAAAAGAGTCTGAGACCCCAGTCTCCGAAAGGGACAGATGAACCTTTACCCAAGTCAGAAGGACAGCTAGAAAATGACACTGAGAATCTCCCGAGACCTGAAAAAAGAGATAAGACCCTGAATTCTGAAgttgaaatgaaagaaacagagGATCAAGAGTCCAAATCAATTATCAGCAatgcaaagaaccaagaaaatgATGCTGAAACATCAGAGCAATCTGGAGATCATGGAAAGGACATAAACTCTGCTTCTGTCAAAGGCAAAGACAATGATACCGAAGTCAACTCATCATCACCAACAGAAAATAACGAACTTAATCCAAATGTTCACCAGGAAAGTACAGAAGTAACCACCCAACCTACTGTAATAAAAGGCTCAGACGCTATCCGTATCATACCTTCACCAGACCTCTCTACAGGCAGACCAGGACCTCTGAATCAAAGACTCCCAGTATCTTCAGAGAATCAGCGCCAAAGGTCAAGGCCAGATGCTGATTCGAATGTTGACTATGATGGCTTTGAAGGGGATAACGATGGTTTTGCTCTGATAGCCCCTTTAGATCAAAATTTAAATCCTCAAGCCAATTGGCCAGTTCGCCCCTTTTCAATAGCCTCGCTTGCCCCACACCGCTCTCCTGTCTTTATTAATTCTACAGTCTATGTCACTACCACTGCAGCTCCAAGCATCTTGGGGTTTGAAGGCTCCCAGCCCCGATTAATCAGGCCTGACCTTACAGGAACCGGAAAATCTGAGTCTTCAAGACCTCTGCTTAGTCGACCTCGACTGAACAATAACAACACTCCCTCAGCTGAGACTGATGCTGACTTACAGAGTGAGGTTGAATCACAGGGTGGTGAAAACCCCTCAAGTATAAATGTTAGCAAGGATGATCAAGATGCTAACATCAATAGTAGCAGTACTTCCAGCACAGCAAAATCTCAGGAACAACCAGTTGCAAGAACGATTGTTGGAACGCATGAAAATTTAAGAGTAACTACTCCAACAAGTCAACCAGCAACTGACGCACCTTCCGTACAGACCACATATGCACCTCAACAAAATCAGCCAGCACCTACGAATGCTCCTGCATCCAATGGCTCACCACCTCCCCCGACATATCCAACAACTCCAGCACCAGTTGTACCAGTTGCAGCCTCACCGCCGACAGCATCACCATACCCAAAACCTTATCAGTTACCAAATGACCGCGTCCCTGGTGTTGGTGTCCAAATAAACACACTGCCTGCACTGCCTCCAATCATTGAGAACTTACCTCCAATCCATGTGACAACTGTCATACCTCCTGCCTTCCATCACCATCATCAGCCACACTTAACAACACCACTGCCTTATCACAAAAGGGGCTTTTCCCATTCACCATTTACTAACGCGGCACATTTCCACCACAGAGTTCACACAAGGCACGGAAGAGAATTTCCTCTGCATGCAAGGAATTCAGCTCATTCTCCTCCTTCCAACGACCTATCTCATGACTTAACTCACGACcagccacctcctcctcctcctcctctcgaaTTACCAAAGGAGAATCAAGGGGACTATTCTTTTGGCCAAGACGGCTCTCATGGGCAACTTAAAGAAGGGCCCTTCATTCCGATCCATACCTCAACGCACGCTATATCAACAGGTCCGCATCACGTTTTCATCCAGAAGAACGTCCCGAGACACCCGGCAGCTGCGGGCCGTTCTGTTCGCCCTGTTGGAAAGGCCCATCGCATCAGGGAAGCCACGAAAGTGGAGGATATCGAGCCAGTTCTCCACAACGGACCTCCGCTCATTCCTACCCCAGCGCCGGCTTTCCGACGAGGCAGAGCATTGTCCCAGAGGTTACCCAGCTACGGCCTGAGGCGCAGACATGGCAGAAGAGCAGCTAACAGGAGGATGGGGTCGGGTCTTGGGATGTGGTGA